Part of the Sulfitobacter donghicola DSW-25 = KCTC 12864 = JCM 14565 genome, CAATCGCAAAGGGCGAGCCGATGTTTTCGGCTGTGTAATCCCCAAATTTGCGCGCGCCCGAGGTGTTAAAGCGAAAGCTAACAGCAGGGCCGCCATTCTGATCAAAGCTGGGCTGCGCATCGACCAGCTCCTCACCCGTCACGACAGGGGCGCTTTCGATCACGTAAAACACACCGGATTCATCAAGGGATGGCACGGCCTTGTTCCCGATACCGGGGTTGGCGGCGCTATCGCTGGTGCGGCGCACAACGGGGTTGAACGTCAGCTGCGCTGTGGTGCCGATGATTGCCTTTAGCTCGGCTGCGGAACCAATGCCGGGCACCTGAATAAGGATACGATCCGCGCCTTGACGCTGGATCGTCGGCTCACGCGTGCCGACTTCGTCGATACGGCGGCGAATGATTTCCAGCGACTGCTGCATTGTACGCTCATCCGTTGCGCTTTTCTCTGCTTCGGACAGGACAACCGTGATCACACCAGAATCGCCCGCGACCTCGATATCGTTGGCCCCTGCCCCTGTCAGGGTTTGAACAGGACGGGCAAGGCCGCGCACGATCTGCAAAGCTTCGCCCATTTTGTCAGCATCGCTAAGGCGGACTTTCAATTCGCCTGTAACAGCATCCTGACGGCGCACAGGGGTCAGCCCGCGCAGCGCATCGCGCACCTCTGGCCACATCGCCTCTAGGCGCGCGGCATAAACATCCTCAACGCGGACCTCGGCCAGCAAATGCGCCCCACCGCGCAAATCCAGCCCGAGGTTCACCAGACTGCTGGGCAGAAAATCAGGCCAAAGCGCCTTTTGCGCCTCAAGCTCGGAAGTACTGCCTGACAGTTCGATTTCTGTAACCGCGTCATTATGGCTTTCTACGGGGCCATAGAATGCGTTGGGCATCGCCAACAGCAAACCAACCGCGCAAGTCAGCCAAATGGCGACGCGTTTCCATACAGATATCTGGAGCATGAGCCGCCCGCCTTTTGTCTTGTCGTGTTGGGTGGTTTATTTCGCTGGTTCGGTTTTGTTGATCACGGTTGCGATGGTGCTTTGGATCACACGCACCTTAACGCCGTCAGCGATTTCCAGCTCCAGCTCACCGTCTTCTTTAACCTTAACCACTTTGCCGATGATCCCGCCTTGGGTCACAACCTGATCGCCACGGCGCAGGGCCGCAACCATCGCCTGATGATCCTTGAGCTTTTTCTGCTGTGGGCGGATCAGCAGGAAATACATGATCCCGAAAATGAGGATCAGTGGGATAAATTGCTCAATACCTGACATGGGATGGTCCTTTTACGCGGCTGTTAGGGGGCAAGCCCCTGTTGTTCTGAGTTCGCCAGAACCTATGCGCGCCATTGGGGGTTTGCAAGGCACACAGCCCCCCAAAACAAGCGAAATGACCAAGTTTCCGCCCCCCGCCCTCGCCCCCTCTATTCTACGGCGAAATAATGGGCCATAACGCGGCGCACACGATTCACTCAACAAAGGACAGACAGATGCATGACATCCGTGCGATACGCGAAAATCCCGATGCTTTTGACGCCGCTTTGGCGCGGCGTGGAGACGATGCCCTGTCCTCCTCGATCCTAGAGCTGGACACAGCGCGGCGGAGCAAAATTCAGGCCGCTGAAGCAGCCCAAGCAGACCAAAACGCCGCATCGAAACAGGTTGGCGCAGCCAAGGCCAAAGGCGACGAGGCCGAATTTGAAAGCCTGCGCGCGCTGGTGTCGGAAAAGAAAGCCGAAGTTGCAGCGATGCAGACCGAAGCCAAAGAGCTGGACGCAAAGCTGACAGATGTTCTGGCCCGCATCCCCAACATCGTCGCCGATGATGTGCCACAAGGCGCGGATGAAGATGAAAACGTCGAGGTAAAGCGCTGGGGCGATGTTCCTGAATTCGCCTTTGCACCGCGTGAACATTACGATCTGGATAGCGTTGCCGCCTCGATGGATTTTGAAACAGCGGCCAAAACATCGGGTGCACGTTTTGTGATGCTAAAGCGCGGCGTGGCCCGCATTCACCGTGCCTTGGCGCAGTTCATGCTGGATACACATGTTGATGAAAACGGCCTGACCGAAGTGAACTCGCCCGTGTTGGTACGCGACGAGGCCATGTATGGCACCGACAAGCTGCCAAAATTCGGCGAAGACAGCTATAAAACCGAAGAAGGCATGTGGCTGGTCCCGACCTCTGAGGTGCCGCTGACCTATACGGTTGCAGGTGACACGCTAGAGGCCAGCGACCTGCCTCGCCGCATGACATCGCACACGCTGTGCTTCCGCTCAGAGGCGGGCAGCGCGGGGCGTGACACATCCGGCATGTTGCGCCAGCACCAGTTTGAAAAGGTCGAGATGGTTTCGATCACCCTGCCCGAGAAATCAGACGAAGAGCAAAAGCGCATGCTAAGCTGTGCCGAAGGCATCCTTGAGGCGCTTGGCGTACCCTACCGTACGGTTCTGCTGTGCACAGGCGATACAGGTTTCGGCGCCCGCCGCACCTTTGATATCGAAGCATGGCTGCCCGGGCAAAACGCCTACCGCGAGATCAGCTCGGTCTCGACCACGGGTGATTTTCAGGCCCGCCGCATGAACGCCCGCTTTAAGCCCGAAGGTGGCGGCAAGCCACAGTTTGTGCATACGCTGAACGGCTCTGGCCTTGCGGTTGGCCGCTGCCTGATCGCAGTGCTGGAGAACGGCCAGCAGGAAGACGGCACAGTCGTCCTCCCTGCTGTTCTTGGGCCTTACCTCGGCGGGAAAACCACCCTGTCGCTGGATGGCACCCTAAAATAAATGGATCGGGGCCTAGCGCCCCGGTTCGTTCCGATCCTCAGGGCGCTCGACCGGTTCGGGATCACCGAACAGAGTTGGCATCAGGTTTTTCAACGATCTTGGACGATAGTCGCGCCGTGCGTCGATGCGCGCCTTGGCGCTATCGTGCAGATCAATCGGATGCCCCGGCCCTTTGCGCCACTTCAACAGATTTCCCGCAACCGTATACAACCACGGCGGCTGGCTGAGGGTGTGACTATCCGCCAAGGGGTTGGGCACCCTGTCCAAAAGA contains:
- the secD gene encoding protein translocase subunit SecD: MLQISVWKRVAIWLTCAVGLLLAMPNAFYGPVESHNDAVTEIELSGSTSELEAQKALWPDFLPSSLVNLGLDLRGGAHLLAEVRVEDVYAARLEAMWPEVRDALRGLTPVRRQDAVTGELKVRLSDADKMGEALQIVRGLARPVQTLTGAGANDIEVAGDSGVITVVLSEAEKSATDERTMQQSLEIIRRRIDEVGTREPTIQRQGADRILIQVPGIGSAAELKAIIGTTAQLTFNPVVRRTSDSAANPGIGNKAVPSLDESGVFYVIESAPVVTGEELVDAQPSFDQNGGPAVSFRFNTSGARKFGDYTAENIGSPFAIVLDDEVVSAPTIQSHIPGGSGIITGNFNVEESTRLAVLLRAGALPAKLDFLEERTIGPELGQDSIDAGKVATMVAFAAVLFFMWASYGLFGVFANIALIINVALLFGLLSLIGATLTLPGIAGIVLTVGMAVDANVLIFERIREELETAKGPARAIALGYEKALSAILDANITTFITAVILFAMGSGPVRGFAITLGLGIVTSVFTAIFVTRLMVVIWFERRRPKTIEL
- the yajC gene encoding preprotein translocase subunit YajC; the encoded protein is MSGIEQFIPLILIFGIMYFLLIRPQQKKLKDHQAMVAALRRGDQVVTQGGIIGKVVKVKEDGELELEIADGVKVRVIQSTIATVINKTEPAK
- the serS gene encoding serine--tRNA ligase, translated to MHDIRAIRENPDAFDAALARRGDDALSSSILELDTARRSKIQAAEAAQADQNAASKQVGAAKAKGDEAEFESLRALVSEKKAEVAAMQTEAKELDAKLTDVLARIPNIVADDVPQGADEDENVEVKRWGDVPEFAFAPREHYDLDSVAASMDFETAAKTSGARFVMLKRGVARIHRALAQFMLDTHVDENGLTEVNSPVLVRDEAMYGTDKLPKFGEDSYKTEEGMWLVPTSEVPLTYTVAGDTLEASDLPRRMTSHTLCFRSEAGSAGRDTSGMLRQHQFEKVEMVSITLPEKSDEEQKRMLSCAEGILEALGVPYRTVLLCTGDTGFGARRTFDIEAWLPGQNAYREISSVSTTGDFQARRMNARFKPEGGGKPQFVHTLNGSGLAVGRCLIAVLENGQQEDGTVVLPAVLGPYLGGKTTLSLDGTLK